A stretch of DNA from Allomeiothermus silvanus DSM 9946:
GGGGCTGCTCCGGGACGACCTGGCAGACCGAGCGCTAACCCTGAACCTCGAGCGCATCGAGGACACCGAGCGCAAACCCGAACGGGAGCTTTTGGCTGAGTTTGAACGCATCCGCGCTAAGACCCTGGGGGTCTTACTGGACGCAGCGGTCACGGCGCTAGCCAACCTGGAAACTACCTCCAGGGAGCTACCCCAACTCCCCCGGCTGGCAGACTGGGCCATCTGGGCTGAAGCCGCAGCACCGGCGTTGGGGCTCAAGCGCGGGGAGATCGTTGGGGCAACCTTTGCCGTTCAAGCTGGACTTGAGCAGGATTTGTTGGACAGCGACCCGATAGCGCGTGCCATCATTGAACTTACCCTTACCTTCAGCGAGGGAGAGTGCCGGGAGTACACCACCTCCGAGCTTCTCAAGGAGCTTGAGGCCGCCGCAGGGTTAGCGGACAGCAACCGCAAGCCCGAGGGATGGCCTAGAACGGCAGCGGGGTTGGGTAAGCATTTACCCCGACTTCAGACCGCGCTTCGGGGCGTGGGGGTGGCGATCAGGGGAACCCGTGACCCCCGAACAAAGAACCTGCGGTGGTCGGTTTGTTTAGAAAATAGGGGGGAACAACCACCGCATCCACCGCAACCACCGCAAACAGCGTCCAGCACGACAGAAAATGTTGCGGTGGTTGGGCGGTGGGTTTCAGCCAAACCACCGCAACCACCGCTAAACCCCCCCATCTCGACGGTGGTTGCGGTGGATGACTTTTGGGGTTCACAACAACCACCGCAAACAGAAACACCGTCCAGCACGGGTTCTGCGGTGGATGCGGTGGTTGCGGTGGTTGAGTACCCTCAATTTCTAAAAACAAACGACGCCCCTAAACCGCAAGGGTTGTTCGCCGGGTTGGATGACCCGACTCGTGAGGCAGAGGATGATGCGGACTACTTCTAACCCGGCAGGTCTACTCGAGACCTTGGCGCAGCGTAAGGCTACACTGGAGCGCCACGGCAACGTCTTGCGGGTTAGTCCTAAGGGTATAGCTTTGGGGCTGGAGGTATCTATCACCGAGCACAAACCCGCCTTGCTCGAACTTCTCGACCTGGCCGGGGGCCGTCTCAACCCCGAGGAGCTTTCCGACCTGGCCGCTCTGTCCAAAGACTACGGACTAACCGCTGTAATGCGAGCGCTGAGGCAAAAGCTTAGAAAAGATCGGGGAGCAATAGCCGTAAACGCCGCACAGGGCGCTAAAACCGTTGCGGCTATTGTATCGGTGGGAGATAGTACATCGCCGCAAACGCCGCAAACGCCGCAAGCGTCGCAACTCATCACCCGCCCATCAGACCTCGAGGCCCTGCCACCCCGCCTGATGGCCGCGCCGGTGCTGGGGCTCGACCTCGAGACCACCGGACTGGACCCCCACCAGGACCGGCCCCGGCTGCTGAGCCTGAGTACGGAGCGGGATACCTACCTCGTGGACCTGTTCGCCCTACCCCATGCCCTCGAGGCCCTGCGGCCCCTCTTCGAGGCCAAGACCGGCCCGGTTCTGGTAGGCCATAACCTCAAGTTCGACCTCGCCTTTCTCCTCAAAGCCGGGCTGTGGCCCGAGGGCCGGCGGCTCTGGTGCACCGGCCTGGCCCACCAAGTCATTCACGCCCGGTCCCGGATGCCTGCCCTGGCCGATCTGGTACCGGGCCTGGATAAGCGTCTGCAAACCTCCGACTGGTCCGGCCCCATCAGCGAGGCCCAGCTGGCCTATGCCGCTAGAGACACGCAGGTGCTCCTGCCTCTATACCACCAGCAGCAGGAGGAATCCCGGCGGCTGGGCATCGGGAAGGTGTTGGAGATCGAGTCCCGCGCCCTGCCTGCCGTGGCCTGGATGGGGCTCATGGGCGTGCCCTTCAATCCCGAGCGCTGGCTAGCGACAGCCAAGGAGGCCGAGCTTAGCGCCCAGGAAGCCCTGAAGCGACTCGACTGGCGTACCAACTGGGACAGCCCCAAGCAGGTGCTAGAGGCCCTGCGCCGGGCGGGGATCGAGCTAAGCGATACCCGGGAAGAGACTCTGTCCCGTCACCGCGAGCACCCCACCGTGGCGGCCCTGCTAGCCTACCGGGAGCACCGCAAGAGACAGAGCACCTACGGCGCGGCCTGGCTCGAGAACCTGCACCCCCTCACCGGTCGCATTCACCCTTCCTGGCAGCAAATCGGGGCCGAGTCGGGACGAATGTCCTGCTCCAGGCCCAACCTCCAGCAGGTGCCCAGAGAGCCCGCCTACCGCGCGTGCTTCCAGGCCCCAGGGGGCCGGGTGCTCATCAAAGCCGACTATTCGCAGATCGAGCTACGGCTTGCCGCGCAAATCGCCGGGGAAAAGCGCATGCTCGAGGCCTTCGAGCAGGGTGAGGACTTGCACACCCTCACCGCCCGGCTCGTCACCGGCAAGGCCGAGCCCAGCCGGGAAGACAGACAGCTAGCCAAGGCCCTTAACTTCGGCCTGCTCTACGGCATGGGGTCCGAGGGGCTGCGCACCTACGCCCGCGCGAACTACGGCCTGGAACTCTCCCCCCAGGAGGCCGAGGCCCTGCGCGAGGCTTTCTTCAGGGCCTACCCCGGCCTACGAGCCTGGCACCGCCACCAACCCGAGGGCGAGGTCGAGGTCAGAACCCTGGCCGGTAGGCGTCGGGTCACGGGCCGTTACACCGAGAAGTTGAACACCCCGGTCCAGGGATCGGGCGCGGACGGGCTGAAGCTGACCCTGGCCCTGCTCTACGAGAGTCGTCAAAAGGCCCCGGGCTGTTTCCCGGTGTTGGCGGTGCATGACGAGATCGTCATCGAGGCCCCAGCCGATGGGGTAAGCGCCGCCTATGCCTGGCTCACCCGGTCCATGCGGGAGGGCATGGAGGCCATCCTTACCAAGGTGCCGGTGCTGGTGGAGGTCGGGGTGTGCGAGGATTGGGGTGTAACTGAATGGGAACTGGTGGTGATATAACCCGCTTGAGCACCAGCGCCGCCCGGCTGCTGCTCGAGCTTGAAGCGCCCCAGCCCGGTGAGGAGCCCATGCCGCGTCAACACAGGAGGTAACCAGTCTATGCCCAGGAAGAAGCGACAGCAAAAGCCCGCAACCCCGCCCGACCCCGAGTCGCTGCGTCTCGAGGATGGCCGCCGGGTCCGAATTTCGGTCTATGCCGATACTGCCGCCGAAGCCGAGCGCGGGGAACACCAACCGGCGCATACCGTCGCGTTTTGGAGCATCCCCAGCTGGGCCGCCCTGCTCGAGTCGTTTACCCCAAAACGCCGGGGTGAGGTGTTTGAGACCGGGCTGAAGGCCCTGGGGATGGAGGTAGGGGATGGCAAGTAGAAAACGCCCTTTGGAGAAGCGCCCCCATGGAT
This window harbors:
- a CDS encoding DNA primase, coding for MLKSVAAKLKTPIAAVRKDFQVYLGESPNLDQNAAGEAVRLALEAGLELWHTPEGDGWTSVAVGGALHHLSIRHKDFRTWLSGIYFEKNNKPLYAQALQDALAALEARARFQGPEHPVYLRLAHHEGHIYFDLSRPDRQVVEITPSGWRVIHSEECPVRFRRTPHQLPLPLPEHGGNLEDFLKLLPLREDRDRVVLLGWLIGTLNPHGGYPVLVFLGSKGAGKSFATKLLKNLVDPSKAPLRSEPRDETDLMVAAHSSHIVALDNLSGIPPKLSDAVCRLSTGSGLGRRALYTDADEHVLEATRPVLITSISLGLLRDDLADRALTLNLERIEDTERKPERELLAEFERIRAKTLGVLLDAAVTALANLETTSRELPQLPRLADWAIWAEAAAPALGLKRGEIVGATFAVQAGLEQDLLDSDPIARAIIELTLTFSEGECREYTTSELLKELEAAAGLADSNRKPEGWPRTAAGLGKHLPRLQTALRGVGVAIRGTRDPRTKNLRWSVCLENRGEQPPHPPQPPQTASSTTENVAVVGRWVSAKPPQPPLNPPISTVVAVDDFWGSQQPPQTETPSSTGSAVDAVVAVVEYPQFLKTNDAPKPQGLFAGLDDPTREAEDDADYF
- a CDS encoding bifunctional 3'-5' exonuclease/DNA polymerase produces the protein MMRTTSNPAGLLETLAQRKATLERHGNVLRVSPKGIALGLEVSITEHKPALLELLDLAGGRLNPEELSDLAALSKDYGLTAVMRALRQKLRKDRGAIAVNAAQGAKTVAAIVSVGDSTSPQTPQTPQASQLITRPSDLEALPPRLMAAPVLGLDLETTGLDPHQDRPRLLSLSTERDTYLVDLFALPHALEALRPLFEAKTGPVLVGHNLKFDLAFLLKAGLWPEGRRLWCTGLAHQVIHARSRMPALADLVPGLDKRLQTSDWSGPISEAQLAYAARDTQVLLPLYHQQQEESRRLGIGKVLEIESRALPAVAWMGLMGVPFNPERWLATAKEAELSAQEALKRLDWRTNWDSPKQVLEALRRAGIELSDTREETLSRHREHPTVAALLAYREHRKRQSTYGAAWLENLHPLTGRIHPSWQQIGAESGRMSCSRPNLQQVPREPAYRACFQAPGGRVLIKADYSQIELRLAAQIAGEKRMLEAFEQGEDLHTLTARLVTGKAEPSREDRQLAKALNFGLLYGMGSEGLRTYARANYGLELSPQEAEALREAFFRAYPGLRAWHRHQPEGEVEVRTLAGRRRVTGRYTEKLNTPVQGSGADGLKLTLALLYESRQKAPGCFPVLAVHDEIVIEAPADGVSAAYAWLTRSMREGMEAILTKVPVLVEVGVCEDWGVTEWELVVI